The region CAACCCGCCAAGCTAAAGGCGGATGAACCTGTGCAAGGAGAAGAAGCATGAACTACACCAGTCTTTCGATCAGCTTCCGTATTGGCTTGGCTTTTCACGCTATGAACAACGAGGGCAGCAGCGGGACCAACGTGATGGAGCCGCGGCGCATCAGCGTGGGCGGCCACAATTACGACGGCATCTCGGGTGAGATGGTCCGCCGCCACGTCTTCGAGAACTTGGTCCCGATCGCCAAGGCCAGGGGCCTCCCGCTCTCGCCCGACGGCGAGGGGCTGCTCCCGGACCGCGCCAAGCGAGTCATCAAGGCCTACCTTAGCGGTCCGGCCAGCGAGGTGAAGGGGAAGGACGGGGTCTTCGAGCTCGAGCCCGCCCACCTCCCCCTGGTCACCAAGGCCGCGCTCGAGAGCTGTACCATCACCGACATCGGTGGCTACCTGGCGGCCTTCGAGTCCAGCGAGAAGGTGAAGGGCGCCACTCCAAAGCGCGATTCAGTCTTCGACGTGGGGTGGCTGATCTCGGAAGAGCCGGCCGTCGTGGAGTTCTCGCAGCACGCCGCCTACCGCCCCGACGGGCAGCACAACCTCTTCACCCAGAACATGCGGGCGGCGGTGTACGGTGGGGTGGCCCGGCTTGACCTGGGGCGCATTGGCTACAACGACTGGGCCTGGCTCGCGCCGGACCGCAACGACCTCCACCTGAGCGACGAGCAGCGTCGCCAGCGGGCGGCAGCACTGCTCGACGCCTGGGAGCAGTGGCTGCTCTCCCCGGCGGGGGCGAAGCAGGCCGGCTGGTTGCAGCACACGGGGCAGCTCGAGGGCGTCCTCATGCTCTCAAACTTCGGGCCCGCCCCCTTCCGTTCCCCCATCGAGGTCGAGCTAAGATATGACGCCGAGGGCAACCCTCTTGTCGAGCGTATCAAGCCCAACCCGCGCTATAGAGCCGAGCTCGCCACGCTGGCAGAGGCCAAGCCCGGGCGCTACCGCGCGCTCGAGTTCGACGATCTGGCCGGTTTGGCTAAGGCTTTCGACCAGGCCCGGGCCGCGATCGGCCTGTAGGAGCGGCCATGTCGGAGATTTGGCTGCGGGCCCGCTTCCTCACGCACTCCTTCCACTACCGCATGCCCGACACGGTAGCCATCAGTGCCGTCAACCCGGCGGTGCCCTCGCCCCTCACGGTACAGATGGCCATGCTAGCCGCGTACCTGCGCGAGGGCGAGCGGGGGAAGGCCCAGGCCCTGTTGGAGTTGCTGCCCTTGAAGGTGCGGGTGCGCCCCCCGCGGGGTGCCGTCATCTACCGGGGCATCATGCGCTACGTGCGCCCGCCAAAGGACGCGGGTGACCTCGACAAAAACACCGGCGCGGGCTACAAGATCTCGCCGCACTTCCGCGAGTTCGCCCTGCTCGACGGCCCTCTCGAGGTCTACGTACTAGTCCCGGCCGAGCATCGCGGGCTCGTGGCGGAGGCCCTCGAGCGCATCCCCTACCTCGGCGCCAAAGACTCCCTGGTGAGTTGCCAGGGGGAGGTTGAGCCGGTGGACGAACCCCCGTCCGACTGCGCGGTAGCCCTGGAGGATGTTGATCTGAGCGAGCTTGCTGACTACGTGGTCCTGCAGCTCGCCGATTTCGAGGGGCGTGAGCGACTATTCCCCCCTGCTAAGGGCAAGCAGAAGGCCCAGGACAAGGTGCTCACCCTGGAGCGCCTGCTCCCTAGCCAGCGGCTCAAGGAGCACTACCGGCTGGGCGCTTACCTGGTCGAGGGGCAGGTTTACTCTTCCGGTAACGTGAAGGTGTTCCGTCGCGGCGGGGGAGGCTGATGCCTTACGCCTTCCTGCTCCACCTGACCTCGAGCGACCCCCGCCCCCCGCGTTACCCTGGGCTTTACGCGCACGGCCTGTTCTTCGCCCTGTTGGGCAAGCTCGACCCAGGCCTGGCCGCTGCGGTCCATGCGGCCCCCCGCAAGCCCTTCACGCTGGCGGTGCTCGAGCCCACCCCGCGGGCAAGGAGGGGAGGGGAGGCCAGTGGGGAGGTGGTGCTGCGAGTGACCACCCTCGATGACGACCTGTTCGCCCCGCTGCTGGGGGTCCTCCTCCGCGAGGGGGTAGCCGGCCTGGCCTTGGGCGACCACCCGTACCGTCTGGCCCGGGTTGTGGCCACCCCCCAGGGCAGCCCCCTAGCTGGCCGCCACACCTGGGAAGAGCTGGCCACGGCCCCACCCACCCGCGGCCTGCGCCTGCGCTTTCGCACCCCTACGGTGTTCGCTACCTCCAAGCCTGGACGACGCACCCGCCACACCCCCTTGCCGGATCCCTTCCTCATAGCCAAATCGCTGCTCACTAGCTGGCAATACCATAGCCCATTGCGCCTTTCTGATACTGAAGCCGCTGCATTGCTGACGCTCTTCGAGCTCGACCTCGAGCTCATCCGCTTCGCCGACCTCCGGTTCGAGCGGGCCCAGGCGGCCAAAGGCTTCTTTCCTGGCTTTACCGGGGCGGTGGAGGTGCACTGCCACAGCGACAGCCTCGAGGTGCAGCGGACCCTGGGAATCCTGCAGGCATACGCCTTCTACGCTGGGGTAGGGGCCAAGACCGCCTACGGTCTCGGGCTCACCGTGCCCTACTGACGCGAGCGCGAACGCCACTTCTTGGCCAAAAGCCCCCGTTCAGGGGGCTTTTGTTGTTCTGCGCTCGGTTTTATCTATGTGCTTCCGTCGTTCTGCATAGAATCGCGTGCGAGTGTGTTGAGAACGTGTCTTATGCTGAACCCGGACAAACACATGTGAGACTCTAAGCTGGGATAAAAAGAGGGGAACCGACCAGGAAAGGAGGTTCCCCAGGTGCAGTTTACCACCGTTGGCCGAGAGATATGGAGAGGCGCTAGACAAGCACAGAGGCTGGCCGAGGCCAACGCAAGCGACCCAGAGGTCCAGGAACGTCTGCGCAAGCTCCGACTGGTCAAAGCCCTGCGTGAAAGTAAAAAGAGCTGGAAGGAGATCCAGGACCTGGTCGGGATCAGCCGGGCCACCTACCACCGCTGGCAAAAAGCCCTAAAAGAAAAGGGCCTGGCTGGACTCAAACCCCGCTCCCGCCGCCCTAAGCACCTGCGCACAAAGGTCCACTGGACCCCAGGGCTGCTCATTAGAATAGAAACTCTCCGCAAGGAAAACCCCACCTGGGGACGCTGGTCCATCTGGCTTACCCTCCGCAAGGAGGGTTTCCAGATGAGCGAACGCACGGTGGGGCGCATCCTGGCCTACCTGGAGAAGCACCGACGTATCGAGAGCGTGGCCGGCTACCTGGCCCGGACTCAAAGAGGGAAGCTAAAGCGAAGGGTAAACCGGCCCTACGCCAAAAGGAAGCCCCGAGGATACGAGGCCAGGGCTCCTGGGGACCTGGTCCAGGTGGACACCCTCACCCTGACCTTAGGACCGGGAAGCATGGTCAAGCACTTCTCGGCGATTGACCTCCATAGCCGGTTTGTCCTGGCGGAGGTGCACAGCCGGGCCACGGCTAAGCTTTCTGAGGGGTTCTTGTCCTTGCTTCTGGCCAGGGCCCCTTTTCCCATCCGGGCCATCCAGGTGGATGGGGGCAGCGAGTTCATGGCCGAGTTTGAGGAGGCCTGCTGTGCTCTGGGGATTGCCTTGTTTGTGCTACCGCCGAGGAGTCCTAAACTCAATGGTCACGTGGAGCGGATGCAGCGGACCTTCAAGGAGGAGTTCTACACCCTGTACTGCGCCCCTAAATTTGCACCACCTCACCGGTCAGTTTAGTCAGGGCTCCCACCCCCTTTCAACAGGCTGTCCACAAAAGCTTCAGGCGTCAGGTACCCCAAGGCCGAGTGCGGACGCTTGCGGTTGTACACCTCAAAGACGAACGCCTCCACCGACGCCCGCGCCTCCTCCAGAGTCCGGTACTCCCGCAGGTCCACCCACTCCTCCTTGACGGTCCGGATCAGCCGCTCCGCGTGCCCGTTCTCCCAGGGCCTCCCCGTCCCCGCGTAGCTCAGCCTCACCCCTAGCCCCAAAAGCCGCTCCACATAGGCCCTGGAGGTGTACTGCACCCCCCGGTCCGAATGGTGCACCTCGGGGCATCCCTCCCTAAGGGCCATCTCCAGCGCCGCAAGAGCAAGCCCCTGGGACAGCCTCGGCCCCAGGGCCACCCCCAGGATCTTGCGGGTGTGGAGGTCCATCACCACCGCCAGGTAGGCCACCCCCTCCCCCAGGACCACGTAGCTCAGGTCCGCCACCCACACCTGGTGGAAGCCGGTCACCTCAAGCCCCAGCAGAAGGTTGGGCACCCCCTCCGGGAGAAGCTCTTCCGGGAGAGTGGTCCTGGGCTTGAGGGGCTTCCGGGTA is a window of Allomeiothermus silvanus DSM 9946 DNA encoding:
- a CDS encoding DevR family CRISPR-associated autoregulator, with the translated sequence MNYTSLSISFRIGLAFHAMNNEGSSGTNVMEPRRISVGGHNYDGISGEMVRRHVFENLVPIAKARGLPLSPDGEGLLPDRAKRVIKAYLSGPASEVKGKDGVFELEPAHLPLVTKAALESCTITDIGGYLAAFESSEKVKGATPKRDSVFDVGWLISEEPAVVEFSQHAAYRPDGQHNLFTQNMRAAVYGGVARLDLGRIGYNDWAWLAPDRNDLHLSDEQRRQRAAALLDAWEQWLLSPAGAKQAGWLQHTGQLEGVLMLSNFGPAPFRSPIEVELRYDAEGNPLVERIKPNPRYRAELATLAEAKPGRYRALEFDDLAGLAKAFDQARAAIGL
- the cas6 gene encoding CRISPR system precrRNA processing endoribonuclease RAMP protein Cas6 yields the protein MPYAFLLHLTSSDPRPPRYPGLYAHGLFFALLGKLDPGLAAAVHAAPRKPFTLAVLEPTPRARRGGEASGEVVLRVTTLDDDLFAPLLGVLLREGVAGLALGDHPYRLARVVATPQGSPLAGRHTWEELATAPPTRGLRLRFRTPTVFATSKPGRRTRHTPLPDPFLIAKSLLTSWQYHSPLRLSDTEAAALLTLFELDLELIRFADLRFERAQAAKGFFPGFTGAVEVHCHSDSLEVQRTLGILQAYAFYAGVGAKTAYGLGLTVPY
- a CDS encoding IS3-like element ISMesi1 family transposase (programmed frameshift), with translation MRRWSAKEKVKIVLEVLSGQRTVAEACRAHEVAESVLYRWQRAFLDNAHAAFSHSCAEQEARVRELERLVGQMALELEVPKKSLGTLPAKERRELVMALKEAYPLRLLCRALGVPRSTLYYRSKGPNPEEAVLRGRLRELAGAWPRYGYRRLAALLRGEGFGVGEKRVRSLMRREGLLLTRKPLKPRTTLPEELLPEGVPNLLLGLEVTGFHQVWVADLSYVVLGEGVAYLAVVMDLHTRKILGVALGPRLSQGLALAALEMALREGCPEVHHSDRGVQYTSRAYVERLLGLGVRLSYAGTGRPWENGHAERLIRTVKEEWVDLREYRTLEEARASVEAFVFEVYNRKRPHSALGYLTPEAFVDSLLKGGGSPD